A section of the Pediococcus inopinatus genome encodes:
- a CDS encoding YfhO family protein, translating into MMQRTSLNNTKHLIGSRKQQLIVSFLIPLILMSSYFIYRKMAPFGSSSLLTVDLGQQYVDLFAYFRHTILHDPTAFFYSFSKAIGGDMTGTWAYYLMSPFNLILLFFPGKSITTGIFIITVLKYAFAGLTFAILLQKLYPRATWLVPGLATAYALMGFSIANQLNLIWLDAPILLPLIILGIDRIFTAGKIRWFVLWLSLMLIINYYMAYMICIFSILYFIFASARYYTSFHDSLTASKRFAGGALLSGGFASWILMPTFYILTQSKVQYTETSVKFKFDYFPFKMISKLLPGTFNFQQMPSGLPNIFIGAFCIIGFILYFTSANIKRRERITAAIISLFLLLSLCFEPLNLFWHAMQFPWWYPYRFSFIVSFWMIFLTARYLFSKPTFNPRALLTTGFILIIGLIYLWLNLSKFKNYVDQNQLIIGCLFAALGLLSYVLLRQKPAFSWLITIIIVLDVFFNACLSLNNISFVSQSEFGNYTTELDKTIGKIQKQDQGFYRIGKTYMRTKDDAMQAAFNGGSHFSSTFETQIPNFMQKIGQPDGDGFVTYSNGTLITDSLLGMKYWSKNIDSNQLGTSATSTATPTLPALTYKPDLSSYNLIGQDSLTQTYKNPYALSIGFGASGSVKNFNGSKLDPMQYQEKLYGSLAGQTNSKLFTSQNFNEVVFQNINQTTKLTGSVLKKNNLSKPGVVTFKFTPTTNDPYYLTFGQDLNPDNATFTVDGKSLTQYSPYRNTVVVNFANHSKGKTVTLKIQLKKMSLWLENFTLYRLNQTKFTTLQQKLKQASLKVTSHNSHRIAGNITVSKKNSFLMTTIPYGKGWHAKVDGKSVKVSKIASTFCGVQLTAGTHHVVLTYWPPYLFIGLTISIIALILVVGYFWWARKKRE; encoded by the coding sequence ATGATGCAAAGAACTAGTTTAAACAACACCAAACACCTTATTGGCTCACGGAAACAGCAACTTATAGTTAGCTTTTTAATTCCTTTAATTTTGATGTCAAGTTACTTCATTTATCGGAAAATGGCTCCTTTTGGATCAAGTAGTTTATTAACTGTTGATTTAGGTCAACAATACGTTGATCTTTTTGCCTATTTTCGCCATACAATCTTACACGATCCAACGGCCTTCTTCTATTCTTTTTCAAAGGCAATTGGCGGCGACATGACCGGCACCTGGGCCTATTATTTAATGAGTCCATTCAATCTTATTTTGCTCTTTTTCCCAGGCAAATCAATTACAACTGGGATTTTTATCATTACCGTTCTTAAATATGCTTTTGCTGGACTAACTTTTGCAATTCTTTTACAAAAGCTTTATCCCCGAGCAACTTGGCTTGTTCCGGGATTGGCAACCGCATATGCTTTGATGGGATTTTCGATTGCCAACCAGTTAAATTTAATTTGGTTAGATGCGCCCATTCTTTTACCATTAATCATTCTCGGCATTGACCGAATCTTTACAGCGGGTAAAATTCGTTGGTTTGTTTTATGGCTGAGTCTAATGCTTATTATTAACTACTACATGGCGTACATGATATGTATTTTTAGTATCCTGTATTTCATCTTTGCCAGCGCCCGTTATTATACCTCATTTCATGATAGTCTCACAGCCAGCAAACGTTTTGCTGGTGGCGCCTTGTTATCTGGGGGCTTTGCTTCTTGGATCCTAATGCCTACTTTTTACATTTTGACACAAAGTAAGGTCCAATATACAGAAACAAGTGTTAAATTTAAATTTGATTATTTTCCATTTAAAATGATCAGCAAACTTTTACCCGGGACTTTTAACTTCCAACAAATGCCTAGTGGACTTCCCAATATCTTTATTGGCGCATTTTGCATAATTGGTTTTATTTTGTATTTTACGAGTGCAAACATAAAACGACGAGAGCGAATTACTGCTGCAATTATTTCATTATTTCTGCTTCTTTCACTTTGCTTTGAACCATTAAATCTTTTCTGGCACGCTATGCAATTTCCATGGTGGTATCCATACCGCTTTAGTTTCATAGTCAGTTTCTGGATGATCTTTTTAACGGCGCGCTATTTATTCTCAAAACCAACGTTTAACCCCCGTGCGCTTCTAACTACTGGATTCATTCTAATCATCGGGTTGATCTATTTATGGTTGAATCTCTCTAAATTCAAAAATTACGTTGACCAAAATCAACTAATTATTGGGTGCTTATTCGCGGCTTTAGGGTTGCTTTCATACGTCCTGCTTCGTCAAAAGCCTGCTTTTAGTTGGCTGATTACGATAATTATTGTTTTAGATGTCTTTTTCAACGCCTGCTTATCTTTAAACAATATTTCTTTTGTCTCGCAATCGGAATTCGGAAACTATACGACCGAGTTAGACAAAACAATTGGCAAAATTCAAAAACAAGATCAAGGCTTCTATCGAATTGGTAAGACTTACATGCGCACAAAAGATGATGCTATGCAGGCTGCTTTCAATGGTGGATCACATTTCAGTTCCACTTTTGAAACGCAGATTCCTAATTTTATGCAAAAAATTGGGCAACCTGATGGCGATGGTTTTGTAACTTACTCTAACGGGACCCTCATTACTGATAGTTTGTTGGGTATGAAATACTGGTCAAAAAATATTGATTCAAATCAATTAGGCACGTCTGCAACATCAACCGCCACACCTACACTGCCTGCATTAACGTATAAGCCGGATTTAAGTAGTTACAATCTAATTGGTCAGGATAGTTTAACACAGACGTACAAGAACCCATATGCGCTTTCAATTGGCTTTGGGGCTTCTGGTTCAGTTAAAAATTTCAACGGTAGTAAATTAGATCCTATGCAATATCAAGAAAAATTGTATGGCAGCCTGGCAGGCCAGACAAATTCTAAACTGTTCACTTCTCAAAATTTCAATGAAGTTGTTTTCCAAAATATCAATCAAACTACAAAACTAACGGGAAGTGTACTTAAAAAGAACAATCTGTCTAAGCCCGGTGTAGTGACCTTCAAATTTACGCCAACCACCAATGATCCCTATTACTTAACCTTTGGCCAAGATCTGAACCCTGACAACGCAACCTTTACTGTTGATGGCAAATCACTTACACAATACTCGCCATACCGTAACACAGTCGTTGTTAACTTTGCCAATCATAGTAAAGGAAAAACCGTTACGCTTAAGATTCAGCTCAAGAAAATGAGTTTGTGGTTGGAAAACTTTACTTTATATCGTTTGAATCAAACTAAATTCACGACACTCCAACAAAAACTCAAACAAGCTTCTTTAAAAGTAACTAGTCACAACAGTCATCGAATTGCTGGAAATATCACGGTTTCTAAAAAGAATAGCTTTTTAATGACCACCATCCCTTACGGTAAGGGCTGGCACGCTAAGGTTGATGGCAAATCTGTTAAGGTAAGTAAAATTGCTAGCACCTTTTGTGGAGTCCAACTAACTGCTGGAACCCACCATGTCGTCCTCACTTACTGGCCACCATATTTATTTATTGGCTTAACCATCAGTATCATTGCTTTAATCCTTGTCGTCGGCTACTTCTGGTGGGCAAGGAAAAAACGGGAATAA
- a CDS encoding penicillin-binding transpeptidase domain-containing protein, translating to MKSKKGTTKNREKKSELPFRLNLIFGIVVVLLIMLIARLAYLQIFNGSKYVADVERTDTTTETSNVQRGMIYDSTGKVLVGNESHQAIQYTKGVNVLSSTLRKTADHLGKYLTVSTSTLSTQDQADYYLANTKNLTKVENSIKNHSEYGSKALYSLAVKKVTKTVDLSKSERNAAQIFSLMSGAYELSTVYLKESDVSNKEIAEIGEHLSEFPGVKVGTSWSRDYPEGNSIKSIAGTVSSAKSGLPSDEVNILLAQGYSRNDSVGQSYLEKAYDPILKGTKSQTRVEVTGDDTIKKEVKQYAGKKGDNLILSINAAFQKQVQADTRSAVTSAGGESTGGYVVVMNPNTGAVLALAGVNRNTSTGKVTDNALGTINEPIVMGSVVKGAMVTGALMDGVITPSNSTLTDKPIKLAGTSAKASWFNKAGGQDISLDASTALEVSSNSYMMQLAMKEGGFKYSSGSALTMGTGVFAKMRGYFQQFGLGTDTGIDIPGESSGYTGPSTQSDIGKALDLAFGQYDAYTTIQVAQYISTIANGGYRIAPHVVSQIRGTSNNGGLGKLQETIEPKILNYVDDTAAQKKVVTKGLYDVVHGTNTYKTGGSLASISPEISAKTGTAETVTNGKSTVTLSLASYAPSKNPKVVVAVAMPGLGESAETNNIALAKKVYAAYWKTVKSTSTLKSTSK from the coding sequence TTGAAATCAAAAAAAGGGACCACCAAAAATCGCGAAAAGAAATCTGAATTACCATTCCGACTTAATTTAATTTTCGGAATCGTTGTTGTTTTGTTAATTATGCTAATTGCTAGATTAGCGTATTTACAGATATTTAATGGCTCTAAATATGTGGCTGATGTCGAAAGAACAGATACCACTACTGAAACTAGCAATGTTCAGCGAGGGATGATTTACGATTCAACAGGAAAAGTATTAGTTGGAAATGAATCGCATCAAGCCATTCAATACACAAAGGGTGTTAACGTATTATCTAGCACTTTGCGAAAAACCGCGGACCATTTGGGCAAGTACTTAACGGTATCCACGTCAACGCTTTCTACGCAGGATCAGGCGGATTATTATTTAGCAAATACGAAGAATCTAACTAAGGTTGAAAACAGTATTAAAAACCATAGTGAATATGGATCTAAAGCTTTGTATAGTTTGGCAGTAAAAAAAGTAACAAAAACAGTTGATCTTAGTAAAAGCGAGCGGAACGCGGCGCAAATTTTCAGTTTGATGAGTGGCGCATACGAGTTATCAACTGTTTATCTAAAAGAATCAGATGTTTCAAACAAAGAAATTGCCGAAATTGGCGAACACTTGTCTGAGTTTCCAGGAGTAAAAGTCGGGACAAGTTGGTCACGAGACTATCCAGAAGGTAATTCAATTAAAAGTATCGCTGGGACAGTATCAAGTGCCAAATCAGGTTTACCAAGTGATGAAGTGAATATCTTGTTGGCACAAGGTTATTCACGCAACGATAGTGTAGGTCAAAGTTACCTGGAAAAAGCATATGATCCAATTTTAAAAGGAACTAAATCTCAAACACGAGTTGAAGTTACGGGCGATGACACAATTAAAAAAGAAGTTAAGCAGTACGCAGGTAAAAAGGGAGACAACCTGATACTTTCCATAAATGCTGCTTTCCAAAAACAAGTTCAAGCTGATACGAGAAGCGCGGTTACTTCGGCCGGTGGTGAATCAACTGGTGGTTATGTAGTTGTAATGAACCCCAATACTGGAGCTGTATTAGCGTTAGCTGGGGTCAATCGTAATACAAGCACCGGAAAAGTCACTGATAATGCACTCGGAACGATTAACGAACCAATTGTTATGGGTTCGGTTGTTAAGGGCGCAATGGTGACTGGTGCGTTAATGGATGGTGTTATTACACCATCAAATAGTACATTAACTGATAAACCAATTAAACTAGCTGGTACGAGTGCTAAAGCTTCTTGGTTTAATAAGGCTGGTGGTCAAGATATTAGTTTAGATGCATCTACCGCTTTGGAAGTATCTTCTAACTCGTATATGATGCAACTTGCTATGAAGGAAGGCGGATTTAAGTATTCGTCTGGATCAGCTTTGACGATGGGTACGGGTGTCTTTGCTAAGATGCGGGGTTATTTCCAGCAATTTGGTCTTGGAACTGATACTGGAATTGATATACCTGGTGAATCTTCTGGATATACGGGTCCAAGTACACAATCAGATATTGGTAAAGCACTTGATTTAGCCTTTGGTCAATACGATGCATATACAACGATTCAAGTTGCTCAATATATTTCTACAATTGCTAACGGTGGTTATCGAATTGCTCCCCATGTGGTTTCTCAAATCAGAGGGACGAGTAACAATGGTGGTTTAGGCAAGCTTCAGGAAACGATCGAGCCCAAGATATTAAATTATGTGGATGACACAGCTGCCCAAAAGAAAGTTGTGACAAAGGGATTGTATGATGTAGTCCACGGAACAAACACATACAAGACCGGTGGTTCACTGGCCAGCATTAGTCCTGAAATTTCTGCTAAAACAGGGACGGCCGAAACAGTCACCAATGGTAAGTCGACTGTCACATTAAGTTTGGCATCCTATGCCCCATCTAAAAATCCTAAAGTGGTGGTGGCTGTCGCGATGCCCGGACTTGGTGAAAGCGCTGAAACTAATAATATTGCTTTGGCAAAGAAAGTTTATGCAGCATATTGGAAAACTGTTAAGAGCACGTCTACATTGAAGAGCACCTCTAAATAG
- the rpmG gene encoding 50S ribosomal protein L33 has protein sequence MRVHITLECTECHNRQYLSSKNKRNNPDRMELNKYCPRDRKVTLHRETK, from the coding sequence ATGCGCGTACACATTACATTAGAATGTACAGAATGTCATAATCGACAGTATCTATCAAGCAAGAACAAGCGTAACAATCCGGATCGTATGGAGTTAAATAAGTATTGCCCACGTGATAGAAAGGTTACATTACACCGCGAAACCAAATAA
- a CDS encoding 5-formyltetrahydrofolate cyclo-ligase produces the protein MQPEKKRQRQKQLVRLQAMDKKQKEQEELVLYEQFFASEEWKQATTIGITLSGAVEVNTQPIIERAKTENKIILVPKTLPKWQMAFRKLDSETQLIKSKFGILEPDNGSDVPKSQIDLIVVPGLGFADEGNFRLGFGGGYYDRFLSDYLGETVSLVLSVQHFNKAVWPVERHDIKIKKLFNSEA, from the coding sequence GTGCAACCAGAAAAAAAGCGACAACGACAAAAACAGTTAGTTCGTTTGCAAGCAATGGACAAAAAGCAAAAAGAGCAGGAAGAATTAGTTTTGTATGAACAATTTTTTGCTAGTGAGGAATGGAAACAAGCAACTACAATTGGCATCACGTTAAGTGGCGCGGTTGAAGTTAATACACAGCCGATTATTGAACGAGCAAAAACAGAAAATAAAATAATTCTTGTTCCAAAAACATTGCCCAAATGGCAAATGGCTTTTCGAAAACTTGATTCAGAAACGCAATTAATAAAAAGTAAGTTTGGAATTTTAGAACCAGATAATGGGAGTGACGTTCCCAAATCACAAATTGATTTAATTGTAGTCCCGGGCCTAGGCTTTGCAGATGAAGGTAATTTTCGCCTAGGTTTTGGTGGTGGCTACTACGATCGCTTTTTGAGTGACTACCTGGGAGAAACTGTGAGTTTAGTACTTAGCGTGCAACATTTTAACAAAGCAGTTTGGCCTGTAGAAAGGCACGATATTAAAATAAAAAAGTTATTTAATAGTGAGGCATAA
- a CDS encoding rhomboid family intramembrane serine protease, giving the protein MQRTLKRWNQYPYMTIGLIVINFIVFGLMTISGGSENTQTLLKFGAIFKPFILQNGEWWRLVSGMFIHIGITHIVLNMVTLYFVGVQIENLFGHFKFLIIYFLAGIFGNLVSLVFGNPLALSAGASGAIFGLFGVWLMLGESFHQNPYIHAMARQLGLFVVLALVSSLMESGIDVYAHIGGMLGGFLIGYLVGVPRLGKIEISKRVIASVTLVVLFGVAVWALIGR; this is encoded by the coding sequence ATGCAACGAACATTGAAACGTTGGAATCAGTATCCTTATATGACCATTGGATTAATTGTGATTAATTTTATTGTCTTTGGCCTGATGACTATCAGTGGTGGTTCCGAGAATACTCAGACGCTTTTGAAGTTTGGGGCGATATTTAAACCTTTTATTCTTCAAAATGGAGAGTGGTGGCGACTAGTTTCCGGAATGTTTATTCATATCGGCATCACACATATTGTGCTGAATATGGTCACTTTATACTTTGTTGGAGTTCAAATTGAAAATCTGTTTGGCCATTTTAAATTTCTTATTATTTATTTTTTGGCTGGAATTTTCGGAAATTTAGTTAGTTTGGTGTTTGGTAATCCACTAGCCTTGTCAGCAGGAGCCAGTGGTGCCATTTTTGGGCTGTTTGGCGTTTGGCTGATGCTAGGAGAATCTTTCCATCAGAATCCATATATTCACGCGATGGCTCGACAGCTTGGTCTATTTGTAGTTTTAGCACTAGTTTCAAGTTTGATGGAGTCTGGAATTGACGTTTATGCACACATTGGTGGCATGCTCGGGGGCTTCTTAATCGGATACCTTGTTGGGGTGCCACGGCTCGGAAAAATCGAAATATCGAAACGAGTTATTGCTAGTGTGACCCTTGTTGTTTTGTTCGGAGTTGCAGTTTGGGCCTTAATAGGCAGATAA
- a CDS encoding YqgQ family protein, translated as MKTLYDVQQLLKKFGIFIYVGKRLWDIELMSIELKHLHDAGVVEDQTYLKAVMVLRHEHHLEEARDKQPNKLF; from the coding sequence ATGAAAACACTTTATGATGTGCAACAGTTACTTAAAAAATTTGGGATCTTTATTTACGTTGGGAAACGGCTATGGGATATTGAATTAATGAGTATTGAATTAAAACATTTACACGATGCGGGTGTGGTGGAAGATCAGACCTATTTAAAAGCGGTTATGGTTTTGCGGCATGAACATCATTTAGAAGAGGCTCGCGATAAGCAGCCCAACAAATTATTTTAA
- a CDS encoding ROK family glucokinase, whose amino-acid sequence MDRKLIGVDLGGTTIKFAILTDKGDVQQKWSVETNILDEGSHIVPDIIESINHHLSLYNMDKDQFIGIGMGTPGTVDRDKGTVIGAYNLNWKTTQHVKAEVEAGTGIKFIMDNDANVAGLGERWKGAGENGQDVSFVTLGTGIGGGLIADGQLLHGTAGAAGEIGHVTVEPNGYLCTCGKRGCLEQYASATGVVHVARDMAEEFSGESELKRQTDDGQDITSKLVFDLAKSGDTLAVRVVDKVSYYLGLALGNLANTLNPESIVIGGGVSAAGDYLLKQVDHYFQEFAFSTVRNSTSLKLARLGNDAGVIGAASLALSFG is encoded by the coding sequence ATGGATCGGAAATTGATCGGGGTTGACCTTGGTGGTACAACGATTAAGTTTGCCATCTTAACAGATAAGGGCGATGTTCAACAAAAATGGAGTGTGGAGACTAATATTTTAGATGAAGGCAGCCACATTGTGCCAGATATTATCGAGTCAATTAATCACCATTTATCACTTTACAACATGGATAAGGATCAGTTTATTGGAATCGGTATGGGCACACCGGGAACGGTTGATCGTGACAAAGGTACCGTTATCGGCGCTTATAATTTGAATTGGAAAACAACTCAACACGTTAAGGCTGAAGTTGAGGCTGGTACGGGCATTAAGTTCATCATGGATAATGATGCAAATGTTGCTGGATTGGGCGAACGTTGGAAGGGTGCTGGTGAAAATGGCCAGGATGTTTCCTTCGTTACATTAGGAACTGGAATTGGCGGCGGGTTAATCGCAGATGGCCAATTATTACACGGGACAGCTGGAGCTGCTGGTGAAATCGGTCATGTGACTGTAGAACCTAATGGCTATTTATGTACTTGTGGAAAACGTGGCTGTTTGGAACAATATGCTTCTGCAACTGGAGTTGTTCATGTCGCTCGTGATATGGCTGAAGAGTTTTCTGGTGAATCTGAATTAAAACGTCAGACAGATGATGGTCAAGATATTACGTCTAAGCTTGTTTTTGATCTTGCTAAAAGTGGCGATACTTTGGCAGTCCGGGTAGTGGACAAAGTTTCTTATTACTTAGGCCTAGCTCTGGGTAATCTTGCCAACACATTAAATCCTGAAAGTATTGTCATTGGTGGTGGGGTTTCCGCTGCTGGGGATTATCTTTTAAAACAAGTTGATCATTATTTCCAAGAGTTTGCGTTTAGCACAGTTCGTAATTCAACAAGTTTGAAGTTAGCCCGTTTGGGGAATGATGCTGGTGTTATCGGTGCAGCATCTTTAGCATTAAGCTTTGGCTAA
- a CDS encoding rhodanese-like domain-containing protein, whose protein sequence is MVLGASSTASFIINTILIILIVAYFIYQGYIVWKRNRVAKTLDEDDFREGMHKGQVIDLREKKDFDAGHILGARSIPYATLKTRFQEVRPDLPVYIYDQGRSLSSRAALFLAKKGYKELFILRYGFQRWNGKTKKRN, encoded by the coding sequence ATGGTATTAGGTGCAAGTTCAACTGCAAGTTTTATTATAAATACAATTTTGATTATCTTAATTGTTGCTTATTTTATTTATCAGGGATATATTGTTTGGAAGCGAAATCGTGTAGCTAAAACGCTTGACGAAGATGATTTTCGTGAGGGTATGCACAAAGGACAGGTCATCGATTTAAGAGAAAAAAAGGATTTTGATGCAGGTCATATTTTGGGTGCCCGAAGTATCCCTTACGCGACGTTAAAGACCCGCTTTCAAGAAGTACGTCCAGATTTACCAGTGTATATTTATGATCAAGGTCGGAGCTTAAGCTCACGTGCGGCTTTATTTCTTGCCAAAAAAGGTTATAAAGAACTTTTTATTCTTCGTTATGGTTTTCAACGTTGGAATGGAAAAACTAAAAAAAGAAATTAA
- a CDS encoding DUF3042 family protein, translating to MKNFAKGFIIGGFSVVGAAAAVLYTFHKVIVQPIEDQENRATENRKRAMRKQHSAHNG from the coding sequence ATGAAAAATTTTGCTAAAGGTTTTATTATTGGTGGCTTCTCAGTTGTGGGGGCTGCTGCAGCTGTCCTCTACACCTTCCACAAAGTAATCGTTCAACCCATTGAAGATCAAGAAAATCGTGCAACAGAAAATCGTAAACGCGCAATGCGCAAGCAACATTCAGCACACAATGGTTAA
- a CDS encoding glycerophosphodiester phosphodiesterase — translation MLTKIIAHRGSKGIRPENTLPAFEKAIDEGADGIETDVHMSKDGHLIIMHDETVDRTTDGTGRIFDKTLAELKQLDAGGYFGYEFLGTRIPTLDEVVKFLIEKNYKGLFNLELKTDKIQYPGIEEKVSTYMAQQKVPFQLVYSSFHPQSLVKMHTLDPDIEFASLFKVQTKFARKFYRSRLVKDWHPDIRWVRAHRFFLPHVQLRPWTVNSTDDMRYCFKRHFDGIITDYPGRASIIRRSIQGG, via the coding sequence ATGCTAACAAAAATTATTGCACATCGAGGGAGTAAGGGAATTAGACCAGAAAATACGCTCCCGGCGTTTGAAAAGGCAATTGATGAAGGTGCTGATGGCATTGAGACTGATGTGCATATGTCAAAAGACGGGCACCTAATTATTATGCATGATGAAACGGTAGATCGGACAACAGATGGAACAGGGCGTATCTTTGATAAGACCCTTGCAGAATTAAAACAACTAGATGCAGGTGGTTACTTTGGTTATGAATTTTTAGGCACCCGGATTCCAACCTTGGATGAAGTTGTTAAATTTCTAATCGAGAAAAATTATAAAGGCCTGTTTAATCTGGAACTCAAAACGGATAAAATTCAGTATCCTGGGATTGAAGAGAAAGTTTCGACCTATATGGCCCAACAAAAAGTGCCCTTCCAATTGGTTTATTCGAGTTTTCACCCCCAGTCTTTAGTTAAAATGCATACTTTAGATCCGGATATAGAATTTGCCAGTTTATTCAAAGTACAAACAAAATTTGCCCGTAAGTTTTATCGGAGCCGATTGGTGAAAGATTGGCACCCGGATATTCGGTGGGTGAGGGCACATCGTTTTTTTCTACCACATGTGCAATTACGACCATGGACAGTAAATAGTACAGATGACATGAGATACTGCTTCAAACGGCATTTTGATGGTATTATAACGGACTATCCAGGGAGAGCCAGTATTATTCGTAGATCAATTCAAGGTGGTTAA
- the miaA gene encoding tRNA (adenosine(37)-N6)-dimethylallyltransferase MiaA, protein MEKVLAIIGPTAVGKTSLSLELANRFDGEIISGDSMQVYRHLDIGTAKILPTEQMGIKHHLIDIRDSDQRFSVSDFKQAAAEQITQITAKGHLPIIVGGTGFYLQALLQDLSLGSDTYEPDERIRNKWHAFAQAHSQADLWRQLNQIDPKAAEKIPPNNEVRVVRALEVFEKTGRLFSDQQVVTNDSYDALLIGLNTDRGLLYNRINQRVESMVAAGLETEAKQLFKQGGTNLSAGKGIGYREWYPYFENRVSKDEVIEKIKQNSRHYAKRQLTWFRNKMQVNWFDLVQHPEEKDQIVAKIKKWNGE, encoded by the coding sequence ATGGAAAAAGTATTAGCAATTATTGGACCCACGGCGGTAGGAAAGACAAGTTTATCGCTTGAATTAGCTAACCGATTTGACGGTGAAATTATTTCTGGCGATTCGATGCAAGTCTATCGTCATTTGGATATTGGAACCGCCAAAATCTTACCTACTGAACAAATGGGGATTAAACATCATTTAATTGATATTCGTGATAGTGATCAACGGTTCTCTGTATCAGATTTTAAACAGGCTGCAGCCGAGCAAATTACACAAATTACGGCAAAAGGCCATTTACCAATCATCGTAGGAGGAACCGGTTTTTATTTACAGGCCCTCCTACAAGATTTGTCCCTCGGAAGTGATACGTACGAACCGGATGAACGGATTCGTAACAAATGGCATGCATTTGCACAGGCTCATTCACAGGCTGATTTGTGGCGACAATTGAATCAGATTGATCCCAAAGCCGCTGAAAAGATTCCACCCAATAATGAAGTAAGAGTCGTAAGGGCACTAGAAGTTTTTGAAAAAACAGGGCGGCTGTTTTCAGATCAACAAGTTGTGACAAATGATTCGTATGATGCTTTATTAATTGGCTTAAATACAGATCGAGGCTTGTTATATAACCGGATCAATCAAAGAGTTGAGAGCATGGTGGCGGCAGGCTTGGAGACTGAAGCAAAACAATTATTTAAGCAAGGTGGTACCAATTTATCAGCCGGAAAAGGAATTGGTTATCGGGAATGGTATCCATATTTTGAAAACCGCGTTTCCAAAGACGAAGTGATCGAAAAAATTAAACAGAATTCCAGGCATTATGCGAAGCGGCAATTAACTTGGTTTCGAAATAAAATGCAGGTAAACTGGTTTGACTTAGTTCAACATCCAGAAGAAAAAGATCAGATAGTTGCAAAAATCAAAAAATGGAATGGGGAATAA